The following are encoded in a window of Hyalangium minutum genomic DNA:
- a CDS encoding NAD-dependent epimerase/dehydratase family protein — protein MKLLVTGGTGFLGTHLVPRLLEAGHEVRIIGRTKPSAAGMERVEFVQGDLKDREAVRRALQGVEAVYHLAGLVSFQDKDARKMYELHVDATRELLKDVREAGVKRFILASTSGTIAVSKEERVGTEEDDYPITVVGKWPYYLSKIYEEKLTLEYCRKHSIPLVVLNPSLLMGPGDDRLSSTWTVVKFLNGEIPAMPGGGMSFVDARDAAEAFANALTRGELYGRHLMGVNMSLEDFFDRLSRLTGVSAPRLHLPKQVNVMGAKLLERWAKFRGTKPTLDPQEVDVGEHYFYLDASKAERELGFRARDPHQTLHDTVQYIYTKMPPQDLPGIKGLLAEKREGT, from the coding sequence GTGAAGCTGCTCGTGACGGGAGGCACCGGTTTTCTGGGCACCCACCTGGTGCCCCGGCTGCTCGAGGCGGGACATGAGGTGCGGATCATCGGCCGGACGAAGCCCTCGGCGGCCGGGATGGAGCGCGTGGAGTTCGTCCAAGGTGACTTGAAGGACCGCGAGGCCGTGCGCCGGGCGCTGCAGGGCGTGGAGGCCGTCTACCACCTGGCGGGGCTCGTCTCGTTCCAGGACAAGGACGCGCGGAAGATGTACGAGCTGCACGTGGACGCCACGCGCGAGCTGCTGAAGGACGTGCGCGAGGCGGGGGTGAAACGGTTCATCCTGGCGTCCACCTCGGGGACCATCGCTGTGTCGAAGGAGGAGCGGGTCGGCACGGAGGAGGACGACTACCCCATCACCGTGGTGGGCAAGTGGCCGTACTACCTGTCGAAGATCTACGAGGAGAAGCTCACGCTGGAGTACTGCCGCAAGCACTCCATTCCGTTGGTGGTGCTGAACCCGAGCCTGCTGATGGGGCCGGGGGATGACCGGCTGTCCTCGACGTGGACGGTGGTGAAGTTCCTCAACGGGGAGATTCCGGCGATGCCGGGCGGCGGCATGTCCTTCGTGGACGCGCGGGACGCGGCGGAGGCGTTCGCGAACGCGCTGACGCGCGGGGAGCTGTACGGCCGCCACCTGATGGGCGTGAACATGTCGCTGGAGGACTTCTTCGATCGGCTGTCGCGGCTGACGGGGGTGTCCGCGCCGAGGTTGCACCTGCCCAAGCAGGTGAACGTGATGGGGGCGAAGCTGCTGGAGCGGTGGGCGAAGTTCCGGGGCACGAAGCCCACGCTGGATCCTCAAGAGGTGGACGTCGGCGAGCACTACTTCTACCTGGACGCCTCGAAGGCCGAGCGCGAGCTGGGCTTCCGCGCGAGGGATCCGCACCAGACGCTGCACGACACGGTGCAGTACATCTACACGAAGATGCCGCCGCAGGACCTGCCGGGCATCAAGGGGCTGCTCGCGGAGAAGCGCGAGGGGACCTGA